The nucleotide sequence TCTTGCCATGAAAGCCGATCAGCGTCGCGACGCCGACAGCAGCACCGCGTCCCGTCCCGCCAGCGTCAAGCTGACCGGATTCGGCGAGGCGCGCATCGTCGGGGAGAAGTACCGCGACGGCCAGTCAGTGATCTTGGACATGACGGGAATGTCCGATGCGGACGCCCGCAGGCTCGTCGACTTTTCCGCCGGACTGGCATTCTCGCTGCGTGGATCCATCGAGAAGGTGGCCCCGAAGGTGTTCATGTTGCTCCCCGCCGAGGCCGACATCGCGGGCGGATCGGCGACCGCACTGGAGGATGCACGGGCCTACGTCGGTGGGTACGCCGGTCGCTGACGTGGGTGGCGGTCAGGTTCGTCCCCGAAATCAGGTAGTAGTAGAGGGGTGAACATCGTCTGGCAGGTCGCCTACCTGTTGCTCTGGATCTTCCGGTTGCTCCTGATCGGCCGGATCGTGATCGAGATCGTCAGGGTGTTCGCGAAAACCTGGCGGCCGATCGGACGACCGGCCGCCTCCATGGAGATCCTCTATGCGAGCACCGACCCTCCGGTCAAACTGTTTCGCCGGGTGATCCCGATGGTGCGTCTCGGCGGGGTAGGGTTCGACCTCAGCATTTATGTTCTGTTCATCATCATCTTGATCCTGATGGCCGTGACGCAGAGCCTGGCCTACGCCAGCGCCTGAGAACCGGTCGTCGTCATCGTCATCGTTGACATCGCCACGCAAGGAGTTAGCAATGCGGCTCACGCCAGCCGACGTCCACAACGTCGCCTTCAAGAAGCCCTCGATCGGTAAGCGGGGGTACGACGAGGACGAGGTCGACGCCTTCCTGGACCTGGTCGAAGCGGAGCTCAGTCGCCTCATCGAGGAGAACAACGAGCTGACCCAGCGGTTGTCCGCGGCCCAGGCCAGCGGATTTGCTGCCGGTGCACCGGTCGAGCAGGCTCCGCAGCAGCAGCCGGGGGCGGTCCAGCAGTACGTCGACCAGGCGCCCGCCGATGGTCAGCACGAGCACGAGGCGCCGGAAGCCCAGCCGGAGCCGGTATCGATCGAGAAGACCCCCGAGATCGCCGCGCCGGTCGTCGCGGCTGCTGTGGCGGAGGCCGGTCCGGCCGCTCACCACGTACAGGCCGCCAAACTGCTGGGCCTGGCCCAGGAGACTGCGGAACGCCTCACCGGGGACGCAGCGGCCGAGGCCGAAGCCACCCGGAGTGCCGCGAAGGCGGAGTCCGAGAAGCTGGTCGGGGACGCTCAGAGCGAGGCGAACCGCCTGGTGTCCGAGGCGCAGAACAAGTCGGACGGCATGGTGAACGAAGCCACCGCCAAGGCCGAGGCACTGGAGCGGGACAGCCGGATCCGCGCCGATGCCATGGACCGCGAGGCACAGGGCAAGTACTCCCAGGTGATGAGCCAGCTCACCGAGCAGCGCACCACCCTGGAGAAGAAGATCGACGACCTGCGGGTGTACGAGCGCGAGTACCGCAGCCGCCTGAAGAGCTGGATCACCGATCAGCTGTCGCAGTTGGACGAGAGCGGCGCTCCGGTCAACGACAACAGCGACCAGCACGTCACCCAGGGTGCCGAGTAACATCTGCTGTCGAACGTGTAGTCGGCGTCGACCCGGCCATCACCGGCGAGCCATTCGGAAGAACGACGTAGCAGGTCCCCGGCTTCGGCCGGGGGCTTTGCTCGTTCATTAGAACCGAACGGGACCTGGCCCGTCACAGCCGGGAGTGCTCTGGCCGCTCTACGAGCGGGCGGCGCACGACGAGTGGTCCCGGGTTCTCCGGGGCAAGCGGGGTGGTACCGCGGTCCGGCTCTCCTGACGGGAGCCTGGGTCGTCCCTGTGGCCTGATGCCGGCTGTGGACGAGAGGTACCCCGAGATGAACGACCGCACCGCCTACCCGCTCGCCGGCTCCGGCGAGGTCACCGCCCGGCCCGACTTCCCGGTCGCCGAGAGCGCAACGTTGGCGTACTGGAAGTCGGACGACACCTTCCAGGCGTCCATCGACCAGCGCGATGGCGGCGAGAACGGCTCCAACGAGTTCGTCTTCTACGACGGCCCCCCGTTCGCCAACGGCCTTCCGCACTACGGCCACCTGCTGACCGGGTACGTCAAGGACGTCGTCCCGCGCTACAAGACCATGCGCGGGCAGAAGGTCGAGCGTCGATTCGGCTGGGACACCCACGGTCTGCCGGCCGAGCTGGAGGCCGAGCGGCAGCTGGGCATCAAGGGCCGCGGCGAGATCCTCGGGATGGGCATCGAGAAGTTCAACGACGCCTGTCGGGAGTCGGTGATGCGCTACGCCAACGAGTGGCAGGACTACGTCACCAAGCAGGCTCGCTGGGTCGACTTCGACAACGACTACAAGACTCTCGACCCGTCGTACATGGAGAGCGTCCTGTGGGCCTTCAAGACGCTCTACGACAAGGGCTACGTCTACGAGGGGCAGCGGGTGCTGCCGTACTGCTGGGTCGACGAGACGCCGCTGTCCAACCACGAGCTCAAGATGGACGACGACGTCTACCAGCAGCGTCAGGACCCGTCGGTGACGATCTGGGTGCAGCTGTCCACGGGCGAGCGGCTGATGGCCTGGACCACCACTCCGTGGACGCTGCCCAGCAACCTGGCGATGGCGGTCGGGCCGGACCTGGACTACGTCGTCGTCGAGTCCGCCTCCGAGGGTCGGCCCGCGGAGCGGTACATCCTGGCCGAAGCGCGGCTGGCCTCCTACGCCCGCGAGCTCGGCGAGGACATCGCCGACCACGTGGTCGACCGGCTCAAGGGCAGCGAGCTCGTCGGGCGGACCTACGAGCCGCTGTTCGGCTTCCTGACGGACGTCGCGGTGTTCGGCACCGAGGCGGCCTTCCGGGTGATCCCGGCCGACCACGTCACCACCGAGGACGGCACCGGCGTCGTGCACATGGCCCCCGCCTACGGCGAGGAGGACCAGATCGCCTGCGAGGCCGCCGGAATCCCGACGATCCTGACGGTCGACGACCGGGCCCGCTTCCTCCCGATCGTCCCGCCGTACGCGGGCATGCAGGTCTTCGACGCCAACCCGTTCGTCATCGACGACCTGAAGCGCAGCGGGCACCTGGTCCGGCGGGAGACCTACGAGCACAGCTATCCGCACTGCTGGCGCTGCCGGAACCCACTGATCTACAAGGCGGTCTCGTCCTGGTTCGTCGAGGTGACCAAGTTCCGTGACCGGATGGTCGAGCTCAACCAGCAGATCACCTGGGTCCCTGAGCACATCAAGGACGGCCAGTTCGGCAAGTGGCTGGCCAACGCCCGCGACTGGTCGATCAGCCGGAACCGCTTCTGGGGCAGTCCGATCCCGGTCTGGAAGTCCGACGATCCGCTGTACCCGCGGGTCGACGTCTACGGCTCGATCGCCGAGCTGGAGGCCGACTTCGGCACCACCGTCACGGATCTGCACCGGCCCTACATCGATGACCTGACGCGCCCGAACCCGGACGACCCGACGGGCCGTTCCACCATGCGCCGGGTCACCGACGTGCTCGACGTCTGGTTCGACTCCGGCTCGATGCCCTACGCGCAGGTGCACTACCCGTTCGAGAACAAGGAGTGGTTCGAGGGCGGACATTTCCCCGGTGACTTCATCGTCGAGTACATCGGCCAGACGCGCGGCTGGTTCTACCTGATGCACGTGCTGGCGACGGCACTGTTCGACCGGCCGGCGTTCTCCACCTGCATCAGCCACGGCATCGTGCTCGGCGACGACGGACGGAAGATGTCCAAGTCCCTGCGCAACTACCCGGACGTCAACGAGGTCTTCGCGCGCGACGGTTCAGACGCCATGCGCTGGTTCCTGATGGCCTCGCCGATCCTGCGGGGCGGCAACCTGATCGTCTCCGAGGCGGGCATCCGCGAAGGGGTCCGGCAGGCCGTCCTGCCGCTGTGGAACGCTTACTACTTCCTGACGCTCTACGCCGGTGCCGCCGGAAAGGTCGGCCGGATCCGCACGGATTCGGAGGACGTGCTCGATCGGTATGTCTTGGCGAAGACTTCGACACTGGTCGACGAGATCACCGCCCAGATGGACGTCTACGACATCGCGGGTGCCTGCGCCTCGGTGCGCAACTTCCTCGAGGTGCTGACCAACTGGTACGTCCGGCGGTCCCGTCAGCGCTTCTGGGACGGTGACGACGACGCGATCGACACCCTGCACACGGTGCTGGAGGTGGTCTGTCGGGTGGCAGCATCGCTGCTGCCCCTGACGACCGAGCAGATCTGGCGCGGCCTGACGGGAGGGCGGTCGGTGCATCTGACCGATTGGCCCAGCCTGACCGGTCCGGGTGCGCTGCCGGCAGATCCGGAACTGGTGGCGGCGATGGACGAGGCCCGTGAGATCGCCTCGGTCGCGCTGTCGCTGCGCAAGGGCGCGAAGTTGCGGGTCCGCCAGCCGCTGGCCGCCCTGACCGTCGCTTCCGGCGCCTCGGATCGACTGCAGCAGTTCGGCTCTCTGCTCGCGGAGGAGGTCAACGTGCGGTCGGTGTCGATCACCCCGATCGGCGATGGCGGTGACGACATCAGGGTCGAACGCAAGCTGGCCGTCAACGCCCGCGCTGCCGGGCCACGGCTGGGCAAGCAGGTGCAGCAGGTGATCGGAGCCGCCAAGAAGGGTGACTGGTCGGTCGACGCGGACGGCGCAGTGGTCGTCGGCGGGGTCGCCCTGGTCGAGGGCGAGTACACCCTGGACCTGGTGGCCTCTGGCAGCGGGACCGATGTGATCGGGATGCTCCGATCCGGTGGTTTCGTCTCGCTGGACACCGTGCTGGACGTCGAGCTCATCGAGCAGGGCTGGGTGAACGACCTTCTCCGCCTGGTGCAGCAGGCCCGCAAGGACGCCGGATTCCAGGTATCCGACCGGATCAGCCTCGCTCTGGCCGTTCCGGACGATCTCTGGGCCGCCGTCGACGTCCGCCGGGAGCAGGTGGCCGCCGAGACTCTCGCCACCGCGATCGGCCGGGTGCCGCACATCGAATCGGAGCGGGCGGTCACCGGGGAGGTGGGTGACGGCATCAAGGTGGTGCTGGCTGTCGCTCTGGCGGCGGACTGACCGACCACGGTGTGGGGAAACGGCTCGACGGCTGCGGTGACGGGGCTGCGGGCCGACCCGGGAACTATGCAACCACGCCGGGTGACACGCCTGTACCTCCCGCGGGTGCCTGGCCCGACGGGAGCAGGGAAGGCCTGGTCACGGCGATTTCGTCGCCAACTCGCCGTGTGACGTTCGCCCAATCCACACCCGGATCTGTTCCGATGGAGAGCCGGACAAGTGCACGATTGTTCGGACACCTGCGCACAACGATGTGCGCACGCGAGCGGGACTGACGAACGAGGTTGAGCAATGGTCGAGAATGCGACTCCGGCTGTGGCGGTCCAGTCGGTGGCGGTCCAATATCCGCGACCCGGGCATTTCTTGCTGCACGTCAGCGACACCCATTTCGTCGGGGACGGCCTGCTCTACGGTGCCGTCGACGTCGAGGGCCACCTGACGGAATTGCTGGGCCGGTTCGAGGCGAGCCATTCCAGGCCCGAGGCGATTGTCATCACCGGCGACATGGCCGACAACGGCGATCCGGCCGCCTATCGCCGCCTGCGAGGCATCGTGGAGCCGGTCGCCCTGCGGCTCGGCGCCCAGGTAATCTGGGTGATGGGCAACCACGACAGCCGCGCCGCCGTCCGCGTGTGCCTGCTCGACGAGGAGCCCTCCAACGATCCGATCGATCAGGTGCACTGGCTCGGGGGTCTGCGGGTGATCGCGCTCGACACCTCCGTGCCCGGGCGTCACCACGGCGAGGTGAGCGAGGCGCAGCTCGCCTGGCTGGCGGCCGAACTGGCCACCGGGGCGCCCGAGGGCACGATCCTGGCGATGCATCATCCGCCGGTCCCCAGCGTGCTGGATCTGGCCGTACTGGTGGAACTACAGGATCAGCAGCGGCTGGCCGCGGTATTGGCCGGTAGCGATGTCCGGACCATCCTGGCCGGTCATCTTCACTACTCGACCACGGCGATGTTCGCCGGCATCAACGTCTCGGTGGCCTCGGCGAGCTGCTACACGCAGGACCTGGCCGTCTCCGGGGGTGCGATGCGCAGCCGGGACGGCGCCCAGGCCATCAACCTGGTGCACGTCTTCGACCACACCGTGATGCACTCGGTGGCACCGATGGGCAGCTTTCCGGTGTTGTCCGCGGTATCGGCCGACCAGGCGACGGCTCAGCTGGAGAGGGCCGGGATCGTGCTCGCCCCGGTGTCGATCGCTGCCTTCTCCCAGGGCGCCGGAACCGCGAAGTAGCGGTCGAGGAACAGCCTGACCGCGGCGGCCCGTTCGTCGGCGGGAACCTCGGGGAAACTGCCGTCATTGAGGCAGAAGCAGTCGAAAGACCGCTGCCGCAGTAGCTTGTCGAGACTGCGCAGTCCTGCGCCGGTCGTGGTGTCGATGTATTCGGCGATCGCCGTCTCGTTGCGCACCGCGCGCCCGGTGAGCAGTGCGTAGTAGTGGTAGAGCGAATTCGTCACCGATATGTTGGTGCTCGCCCGGAAGGTGCTGGCCATCGTCGACCGGAATTCCTCGGGGAATTCCAGCTCCATCTCCCGCATCACCGATTTGCGCAGCGGCGCTGCCGCATGTTCCAGATGCCGGGTGGTCAGCTTGCCGAATCGCTGTTGCAGCAGCTGACGATTCACCCGTGCCGCATTCTCGAAACCGCTTCGTTCCGGGTTGTTGTCCCCGAGGCCGATGCGATTGGGTCCCTCGAGGAATTTGGTGAGCCCGCCCGAGGTGAAGAAGAGCTCCGGTCGGACCGGCCGGCCGAAGAACATGTCGTCGTTCGAGTAGAGGAAATGCTCGCTCAGGCCAGGGATGTGGTGGAGCTGGCTCTCCACCGCCATCGAGTTGTGCGTCGGCAGCACCGAGGGGTCGGAGAAGAATTCCTCGCTCCTGACGACCTTCACCTTCGGGTGCTCGTCGAGCCACTGGGGGCACGCCGAGTCGGTGACGATGAAGATGGTCCGGATCCAGGGCGCGAACAGGTGGACCGATCGCAGGGCGTACTTGAGTTCGTCCAGCTGACGGAAGCGTGCCTCGTTGTCGTCGCCCTCGCCGACCACGTAGCTGGACATCCGCTTGGCTCGCGCCTTCTGCCACTCGAGGGAGCCGGCATCGACCCAGGAGAAGACGATGTCGATGTCGAAGGTGATGTCGTCGCTGAAGTCGGCGAACATGTGCTCGAAGGTCGGCCAGACCCGCCCGTATCGTTCGACCGTGGTTCTGACCAGGGTCTCGTGGATCCATTCGCGCCTGGTCAGCCGGTTCTCGGTGGGCGGCTTGGAACGACCGTGCCGGAAGCTCCACAGCTCGAGCTGGACGCCCGTGTCCGACCCGAACCGCAGCCCACCGCGCAGTTCGATCCGCGGCCGGAACAGCCGGAAGACCCTGGCCTTGGGATTCTCCGAAAGAGTGCCGCCGGCCACGAGCACGGCTGCGCCCTTCCGGTGGCCGATGGGCTTGGAGTACAGCGGCTCGCGGTTCGACTCGGCCTGCAGGGCCAGCGCCAGCCGGTGGCGTTCGCGCCTGTCGACGGCCAGCACCGGGCGGTCGTCGGACCCGCGCACCAGCAGGTACGCGATGTCGGCCCGATCCAGCGCGTCACTGACGAACAGCAGGTCGGCGATCATCGCCTCGCTCGGGGTGAGGGTGGAGTTCACCAGTGAGAACCGTCCGTCGACGAGCACGACGTCCTCTCTGGCCAGCAACTGCGGCCAGGCGTCGACGTGGGCGTGCGGTCGGTTCAGGTCAGCGGTGATCAGAACTCCCGGGGTGTCGTACTTCGCGGTCGGTTCGGCGGGGGCGAGCTTTACCTCATCATGACCTGTCCATGTTTCGGCTGGTACCAAATCAGACATGGGTGCTCTCGACCACCCGTTGCGTCCTGCAAAGTGACGGCTATCGCCGTCACTTTGCAGGACGTCAGCGGGGGCGGGGGGAGCGGAGGGGGCGGGGGCTAGGCGCCGAGTTGGTGGGCCAGATCGGTGAGGGTCTGGGAGCAGCCGGCGTCGATCTTGTAGCTGGCCTGGTCGTCGCCCCTGGTGACACCCCGATTGAAGATGACCACCGGGATCCCGCGCCGTCTGGCGTAGCGGACGAACCGCAGCCCCGACATCACCGTCAGCGAAGAACCGGCCACCAGCATGCCCTGGGCGGCGTCCACGGCCGAGAAGCAATGCTGGACAGTCGATTTCGGCACGCTGTCGCCGAAGAACACCACGTTGGGCTTCAGCGGCCCGCTACAACGGCGGCACGCGGCGACGCGGAACCCGGAGGTGTCGTCGAACTCGACGTCGCCGTCGGGTGCGCTGATCAGGTCGAGTTCGGCGCCGAAGTCGGGATTGAGCTGCTCCAGCCGGTGGTGGAGCTCGATCCGGGGGGTGATCTGGTGGCAGTTGAGGCAGATGACCTCGTCGATCCGTCCGTGCAGGTCGACCACCCGCCGACTGCCCGCCTGCTGGTGCAGACCGTCCACGTTCTGGGTGATCAGCTCGGTCAGGTATCCGGCGCCTTCTAGCGCGGCGATCGCGAAGTGACCGGCGTTCGGTACCGCCGTACCCATCCTCCGCCAACCCAGATGACTTCTGGCCCAGTACCTCTGCTGTGCCACGGCACCGGACCGGAACTCGCTGATCGTCATCGGCGCCCGCACCGGGGCTCCAGGACCGCGGTAGTCGGGGATGCCGGAGTCGGTGGACAACCCGGCGCCGGTCAGCGCGACCATGGATCCGGCCGCGACCATGTCGACGGCCGCAGCGAACGCACGTTCGTCGAACCCGGCCGTTGAGGTCTGCGGCAGGGCCGGAAGCTGCTCCGGAAGGCGGGTCACAGGCACACATCAACGGTACGCGAGCTCCCGCCCCCCGCCCCGTCGAGCGGTGAGGTACAGCGGGCAAATCGGACAGAATTAGCCCATAGATCACCGCTCGATCCGCGGGTGGGCCAGGACTTTATCGATACTGATTCGCGTTACAACGGACAGGACCAACAGCGAGGGCGCAAGCCGCCGGAGCAGGAAGCAGGCGCACGATGAAGAAGAACATCCACCCCGACTACCACCAGGTCGTCTTCCGGGACTCCAGTACCGGGGACGAGTTCCTGACCCGCTCGACCGCCTCCAGTTCCGCGCGCGTCGAACTCGCGGACGGCAGCCGCTACCCCTTGATCGTCGCGGACGTCACCAGCGCGTCCCATCCGTTCTGGACGGGCAACGCGCGGATCGTCGACACCCAGGGGCAGATCCAGAAGTTCCACCAGCGGTTCGGGCAGCGCGTACGTCAGGGCTGATCGACCGTCGGAAGTGTCAGGAGCCGGACCGCACCAGCGGTCCGGCTCCGGCGTATCAGGACGTCACCGGCCCACGACAGCACGAGCGTCACACCGGGCCCCACACCTCATACCCACACGAAGCCCCGCTCCCGTCGCCCGGCGTCCCACCCCCCCGCATAGGCTCGGACGATCGATTCGGCAGCAGTGAGGGAGTCACGTGCGTCAGCTCTTCGTCATCGGGATCGGCGCGGGCGATCCCGAACAGGTCACGGTGCAGGCGATCAACGCCCTGAATCAGGTCGACGTCTTCTTCGTGGCCGACAAGGGCGCCGGCAAGGACGATCTCGTCGCCCTGCGCACCGAGGTCTGCCGGCGTTACATCACCGGGAAGCCCTACCGCATCGTCGAGGTCGAGGATCCCGAACGGGACCGCAGCACGACGGTCGCGACGACGGACGGCTACCGCACGGCCGTCGTCGACTGGCACGAGGCCAGGGTGGCAACCTGGGAATCGGTGATGCTGGCCGAACTGGCGCCGGGCGACAACCCGGGGTTCCTGGTGTGGGGCGACCCGGCCCTCTACGACAGCGTCCTCCGGATCGTCGAACGACTGCAGGCCAGGGGGGCGCTCGAATTCCAGTACCGGGTGATCCCCGGGATCAGCAGCGTCCAACAGCTGGCGGCCGCCCATCGGATCGTGCTCAACCGGATCGGCGGACCGATACACATCACCACCGGGCGACGACTCCGGGACGGTCTGCCGGCCGATCAGCACGACGTGGTGGTGATGCTCGACGGGGAACTGGTCTGCCGGCACTTCACCGAACCGGATCTCGAGATCTACTGGGGCGCCTATCTCGGTACGCCTGACGAGATCCTGGTCGCCGGGGTGCTCGTCGAGGTGATCGAAGAGATCATCAGGGTGCGGGCGGAGGCCAAGTCGCGCAAGGGTTGGATCATGGACACCTACCTGATCCGTCGCGGGAGCTGACCTCACCCGGGCCGGCGTGGTTGATCGTCAGACCTTCGGTGCCGGGGACGCACCGCGCAGGCCTGCGTCGCTGATGGTGAAGAAGGCCAGCACCCCGCCCAGCGCGCAGAGTGCGCCGGCGATCAGCACGGCGCGGTGGAAGCCGATCGAGAGCAGCGC is from Nakamurella sp. PAMC28650 and encodes:
- a CDS encoding YggT family protein, yielding MNIVWQVAYLLLWIFRLLLIGRIVIEIVRVFAKTWRPIGRPAASMEILYASTDPPVKLFRRVIPMVRLGGVGFDLSIYVLFIIILILMAVTQSLAYASA
- a CDS encoding DivIVA domain-containing protein codes for the protein MRLTPADVHNVAFKKPSIGKRGYDEDEVDAFLDLVEAELSRLIEENNELTQRLSAAQASGFAAGAPVEQAPQQQPGAVQQYVDQAPADGQHEHEAPEAQPEPVSIEKTPEIAAPVVAAAVAEAGPAAHHVQAAKLLGLAQETAERLTGDAAAEAEATRSAAKAESEKLVGDAQSEANRLVSEAQNKSDGMVNEATAKAEALERDSRIRADAMDREAQGKYSQVMSQLTEQRTTLEKKIDDLRVYEREYRSRLKSWITDQLSQLDESGAPVNDNSDQHVTQGAE
- the ileS gene encoding isoleucine--tRNA ligase produces the protein MNDRTAYPLAGSGEVTARPDFPVAESATLAYWKSDDTFQASIDQRDGGENGSNEFVFYDGPPFANGLPHYGHLLTGYVKDVVPRYKTMRGQKVERRFGWDTHGLPAELEAERQLGIKGRGEILGMGIEKFNDACRESVMRYANEWQDYVTKQARWVDFDNDYKTLDPSYMESVLWAFKTLYDKGYVYEGQRVLPYCWVDETPLSNHELKMDDDVYQQRQDPSVTIWVQLSTGERLMAWTTTPWTLPSNLAMAVGPDLDYVVVESASEGRPAERYILAEARLASYARELGEDIADHVVDRLKGSELVGRTYEPLFGFLTDVAVFGTEAAFRVIPADHVTTEDGTGVVHMAPAYGEEDQIACEAAGIPTILTVDDRARFLPIVPPYAGMQVFDANPFVIDDLKRSGHLVRRETYEHSYPHCWRCRNPLIYKAVSSWFVEVTKFRDRMVELNQQITWVPEHIKDGQFGKWLANARDWSISRNRFWGSPIPVWKSDDPLYPRVDVYGSIAELEADFGTTVTDLHRPYIDDLTRPNPDDPTGRSTMRRVTDVLDVWFDSGSMPYAQVHYPFENKEWFEGGHFPGDFIVEYIGQTRGWFYLMHVLATALFDRPAFSTCISHGIVLGDDGRKMSKSLRNYPDVNEVFARDGSDAMRWFLMASPILRGGNLIVSEAGIREGVRQAVLPLWNAYYFLTLYAGAAGKVGRIRTDSEDVLDRYVLAKTSTLVDEITAQMDVYDIAGACASVRNFLEVLTNWYVRRSRQRFWDGDDDAIDTLHTVLEVVCRVAASLLPLTTEQIWRGLTGGRSVHLTDWPSLTGPGALPADPELVAAMDEAREIASVALSLRKGAKLRVRQPLAALTVASGASDRLQQFGSLLAEEVNVRSVSITPIGDGGDDIRVERKLAVNARAAGPRLGKQVQQVIGAAKKGDWSVDADGAVVVGGVALVEGEYTLDLVASGSGTDVIGMLRSGGFVSLDTVLDVELIEQGWVNDLLRLVQQARKDAGFQVSDRISLALAVPDDLWAAVDVRREQVAAETLATAIGRVPHIESERAVTGEVGDGIKVVLAVALAAD
- a CDS encoding phosphodiesterase, with protein sequence MVENATPAVAVQSVAVQYPRPGHFLLHVSDTHFVGDGLLYGAVDVEGHLTELLGRFEASHSRPEAIVITGDMADNGDPAAYRRLRGIVEPVALRLGAQVIWVMGNHDSRAAVRVCLLDEEPSNDPIDQVHWLGGLRVIALDTSVPGRHHGEVSEAQLAWLAAELATGAPEGTILAMHHPPVPSVLDLAVLVELQDQQRLAAVLAGSDVRTILAGHLHYSTTAMFAGINVSVASASCYTQDLAVSGGAMRSRDGAQAINLVHVFDHTVMHSVAPMGSFPVLSAVSADQATAQLERAGIVLAPVSIAAFSQGAGTAK
- a CDS encoding stealth family protein → MSDLVPAETWTGHDEVKLAPAEPTAKYDTPGVLITADLNRPHAHVDAWPQLLAREDVVLVDGRFSLVNSTLTPSEAMIADLLFVSDALDRADIAYLLVRGSDDRPVLAVDRRERHRLALALQAESNREPLYSKPIGHRKGAAVLVAGGTLSENPKARVFRLFRPRIELRGGLRFGSDTGVQLELWSFRHGRSKPPTENRLTRREWIHETLVRTTVERYGRVWPTFEHMFADFSDDITFDIDIVFSWVDAGSLEWQKARAKRMSSYVVGEGDDNEARFRQLDELKYALRSVHLFAPWIRTIFIVTDSACPQWLDEHPKVKVVRSEEFFSDPSVLPTHNSMAVESQLHHIPGLSEHFLYSNDDMFFGRPVRPELFFTSGGLTKFLEGPNRIGLGDNNPERSGFENAARVNRQLLQQRFGKLTTRHLEHAAAPLRKSVMREMELEFPEEFRSTMASTFRASTNISVTNSLYHYYALLTGRAVRNETAIAEYIDTTTGAGLRSLDKLLRQRSFDCFCLNDGSFPEVPADERAAAVRLFLDRYFAVPAPWEKAAIDTGASTIPALSS
- a CDS encoding NAD-dependent protein deacetylase; translation: MPVTRLPEQLPALPQTSTAGFDERAFAAAVDMVAAGSMVALTGAGLSTDSGIPDYRGPGAPVRAPMTISEFRSGAVAQQRYWARSHLGWRRMGTAVPNAGHFAIAALEGAGYLTELITQNVDGLHQQAGSRRVVDLHGRIDEVICLNCHQITPRIELHHRLEQLNPDFGAELDLISAPDGDVEFDDTSGFRVAACRRCSGPLKPNVVFFGDSVPKSTVQHCFSAVDAAQGMLVAGSSLTVMSGLRFVRYARRRGIPVVIFNRGVTRGDDQASYKIDAGCSQTLTDLAHQLGA
- a CDS encoding type B 50S ribosomal protein L31 gives rise to the protein MKKNIHPDYHQVVFRDSSTGDEFLTRSTASSSARVELADGSRYPLIVADVTSASHPFWTGNARIVDTQGQIQKFHQRFGQRVRQG
- the cobF gene encoding precorrin-6A synthase (deacetylating), which produces MRQLFVIGIGAGDPEQVTVQAINALNQVDVFFVADKGAGKDDLVALRTEVCRRYITGKPYRIVEVEDPERDRSTTVATTDGYRTAVVDWHEARVATWESVMLAELAPGDNPGFLVWGDPALYDSVLRIVERLQARGALEFQYRVIPGISSVQQLAAAHRIVLNRIGGPIHITTGRRLRDGLPADQHDVVVMLDGELVCRHFTEPDLEIYWGAYLGTPDEILVAGVLVEVIEEIIRVRAEAKSRKGWIMDTYLIRRGS